The following are encoded in a window of Parambassis ranga chromosome 15, fParRan2.1, whole genome shotgun sequence genomic DNA:
- the gdf10a gene encoding growth/differentiation factor 10: protein MNSSHLFLLMLNCLLGATSVRTVTEDSGFPQSDPFSDDLDQDVVFQHMSRLYVKYNKENRLKEGNTVRSFRASQDPADPRMMYRLNLTSLQDSEVILSATFHFLLDRQSHQKPWFCKLLKSPSCRPSASHPSPSIRLLLRSVSSGSEVRSRSMGSFLGNMTFHPHRRGVWQMKDVTQVIKEARDKGHLLVSVELDLGQQYQKRVQERLSAGNMPYLLLYTDDKALAEPNSVATSLQRYDPFSERGETFQGSQLLHRPNASPELKERVRREATLLPDPIQNNELPEVDYRPDGYRKDDLWESTWYLALKPKSGRKEKKKKSQEEERREVEQSRKAHESEVLTEEERTSEEINAADTTVKKVKDSRTATDRRKHEQKNEGKKQRGGANTQSPVLSFDEQTMRKARRRQWGDNQHRGCSRRNLRVDFADIGWSEWVIAPKAFDAYYCAGTCGFPMPKLARPSNHATIQSIVRAVGIIPGVPEPCCVPETMSPLAVLYQDESRMLVLKVYPNMSVQSCSCR from the exons ATGAATTCGTCGCACCTGTTTCTACTGATGTTAAACTGTCTCCTGGGCGCCACATCGGTCAGGACAGTAACCGAGGACAGCGGTTTCCCCCAGTCGGATCCTTTCTCAGATGACCTGGATCAGGATGTGGTCTTCCAGCACATGTCCAGACTGTACGTCAAATACAACAAGGAAAACCGCCTCAAAGAAGGCAACACTGTCAGGAGTTTCAGAGCCAGCCAAG ACCCTGCTGACCCCAGAATGATGTACCGACTGAACCTTACATCCCTTCAGGACTCAGAGGTCATCCTTTCTGCCACATTCCACTTCCTGCTTGATAGGCAGTCACATCAAAAACCGTGGTTCTGTAAACTTCTCAAGAGCCCATCCTGTCGTCCCTCAGCCAGCCACCCTTCTCCGTCCATCAGGTTGCTCCTTCGCTCTGTCTCCtctgggtcagaggtcagatctAGGTCAATGGGGTCATTTCTAGGCAACATGACCTTCCACCCCCACAGAAGAGGGGTGTGGCAGATGAAAGATGTGACCCAGGTCATAAAGGAGGCACGGGACAAGGGTCATCTGCTGGTGTCGGTTGAATTGGACTTAGGGCAGCAGTACCAGAAGAGAGTGCAGGAGAGGCTCTCTGCTGGCAACATGCCCTACCTGTTACTGTATACTGATGACAAAGCCTTGGCAGAACCCAACAGCGTGGCTACAAGCCTTCAGAGATATGACCCGTTCAGCGAGAGAGGAGAGACGTTTCAGGGTTCTCAGCTCCTGCACAGACCCAACGCCTCACCAGAGTTGAAAGAACGCGTGAGAAGGGAAGCAACTCTGCTCCCTGACCCCATCCAGAACAATGAGCTGCCTGAAGTTGACTACAGGCCTGATGGATATAGGAAAGACGACCTGTGGGAGAGCACTTGGTACCTTGCGCTCAAACCTAaatcaggaaggaaggaaaagaagaaaaagagccaggaggaagaaagaagagaagtgGAGCAGAGTAGAAAAGCACATGAATCTGAAGTTcttacagaagaagaaagaacatcAGAGGAGATCAACGCTGCGGATACAACTGtaaaaaaagtcaaagataGTCGCACTGCCACAGACAGGAGAAAGCATGAGCAGAAAAATGAGGGAAAGAAGCAGAGAGGGGGCGCTAACACTCAGTCACCCGTTCTAAGCTTTGATGAACAAACGATGCGTAAGGCCAGAAGGCGGCAGTGGGGTGACAACCAGCACAGAGGCTGCTCCAGGAGGAACCTCAGAGTGGATTTTGCAGACATTGGCTGGAGTGAGTGGGTCATAGCACCAAAGGCCTTTGATGCTTACTACTGTGCCGGCACATGTGGATTCCCCATGCCCAAG CTGGCAAGGCCGTCTAACCATGCCACTATCCAGAGCATAGTCCGAGCCGTCGGGATCATTCCTGGGGTTCCTGAGCCATGCTGTGTCCCTGAAACTatgagtcctctggctgtgctCTACCAGGATGAATCCAGGATGTTGGTGCTCAAGGTTTACCCCAACATGTCCGTCCAGTCCTGCTCCTGCAGATAG
- the znf488 gene encoding zinc finger protein 488 isoform X2 codes for MSGGLTMDHTFLPRSIWTGDSKFLQHPTDLYTSVVVTRSIPAGTCFGPCVLQNTFYDTIAFIAQKSCDKRAKSYVFRVDPEAMRNSALVLSWLRLVQAARNEEEQNIEAFLKAGQLYVRTTRDIRQEEELLVWYDQELSHLLGFTDTAKEEFKCGRCSQVFKNKYPFLTHCRFLCTQVKSDTWSRDVYEHKHVEIKRQHRVTDFHNIARDLEHKKSGSNEEAEISPKRRKYEETLYPKWRKTVLLEKTNISNDHNITQLIRGSEQAAGDVSSSEGKLKADKIKWDQLGRKSDDFAEAGEAKGTFTQDREMDARPEAGEGSGVLSSSNSAFSLVLSNSQGEQKSAFCKPSKRTSPVNPQAHLSSASIAPSSRLEEMTEAFTSRTVMGYNNLMTSNILSGDLQAVPSPVALNNAFHYAPEQWSRNMGAQLQTTSSLTILPPTFTSFGVSVQNWCAKCNLSFRMTSDLVFHMRSHHKKEFVAESQVRRRREEKLTCPICHEYFRERHHLSRHMTSHN; via the exons ATGTCCGGCGG TTTAACGATGGATCACACCTTCCTGCCTCGGTCCATCTGGACCGGTGACAGCAAATTCCTCCAGCATCCAACAGACCTTTACACCAGCGTGGTCGTTACGCGCAGCATACCTGCAGGCACGTGCTTTGGTCCATGTGTGCTCCAAAACACTTTCTACGACACCATCGCCTTCATAGCGCAGAAATCCTGTGACAAGAGAGCCAAGTCGTATGTGTTCAGG GTCGACCCAGAGGCCATGCGTAATTCTGCTCTGGTGCTGTCATGGTTGCGACTCGTGCAGGCTGCGCGCAACGAAGAAGAGCAGAACATAGAGGCCTTTCTGAAAGCGGGTCAGCTGTATGTGCGGACCACCAGGGACATCCggcaggaggaagagctgcTGGTGTGGTACGACCAGGAGCTGTCTCACCTTCTGGGCTTCACAGATACTGCAAAAGAAG AATTCAAATGCGGGCGATGCAGCCAGGTCTTCAAAAATAAGTATCCGTTCCTGACTCATTGCCGATTCCTGTGTACTCAAGTAAAGAGTGACACCTGGAGCCGCGATGTCTACGAGCACAAGCATGTGGAAATTAAACGGCAACACCGAGTGACAGATTTCCACAACATCGCTAGAGATTTGGAGCATAAAAAATCTGGTAGCAACGAGGAAGCGGAGATTTCcccaaagagaagaaaatacgAGGAAACACTTTACCCCAAATGGAGAAAAACAGTTCTGTTAGAAAAAACGAATATTTCCAATGACCACAATATCACACAGCTGATCAGGGGGAGCGAGCAGGCAGCAGGAGATGTCTCTTCCTCTGAGGGAAAACTAAAAGCTGATAAGATCAAATGGGATCAGTTGGGACGTAAGAGTGATGATTTTGCTGAAGCAGGGGAGGCCAAGGGGACTTTTACGCAGGACAGGGAGATGGACGCACGGCCAGAGGCAGGAGAAGGCTCTGGTGTGCTTTCAAGCAGCAACAGTGCATTTTCTCTGGTCCTGTCGAACAGCCAGGGCGAGCAGAAAAGCGCATTTTGTAAACCGAGTAAAAGAACGTCTCCTGTTAACCCACAGGCTCATCTCAGCAGCGCTTCAATAGCCCCCTCTAGCCGCCTGGAGGAGATGACCGAAGCCTTTACATCAAGGACCGTTATGGGATACAACAATCTGATGACATCCAACATATTGAGCGGTGACTTACAGGCTGTTCCCTCCCCGGTTGCTTTAAACAATGCTTTCCATTACGCACCGGAGCAATGGTCCAGGAACATGGGCGCACAGCTGCAGACCACATCTTCCCTCACGATCCTTCCGCCAACTTTCACCTCATTCGGCGTGTCTGTGCAGAACTGGTGCGCCAAATGCAACCTGTCCTTCcgcatgacctctgacctcgtATTCCACATGCGCTCTCATCACAAAAAGGAGTTCGTAGCGGAGTctcaggtgaggaggaggagggaggagaaactCACGTGTCCGATCTGCCACGAATACTTCCGAGAACGGCACCACCTGTCCAGACACATGACTTCACACAACTGA
- the znf488 gene encoding zinc finger protein 488 isoform X1, whose protein sequence is MKIWRRSEGKSGDGQGRWKGSNAQYYCDTAQQDPLTMDHTFLPRSIWTGDSKFLQHPTDLYTSVVVTRSIPAGTCFGPCVLQNTFYDTIAFIAQKSCDKRAKSYVFRVDPEAMRNSALVLSWLRLVQAARNEEEQNIEAFLKAGQLYVRTTRDIRQEEELLVWYDQELSHLLGFTDTAKEEFKCGRCSQVFKNKYPFLTHCRFLCTQVKSDTWSRDVYEHKHVEIKRQHRVTDFHNIARDLEHKKSGSNEEAEISPKRRKYEETLYPKWRKTVLLEKTNISNDHNITQLIRGSEQAAGDVSSSEGKLKADKIKWDQLGRKSDDFAEAGEAKGTFTQDREMDARPEAGEGSGVLSSSNSAFSLVLSNSQGEQKSAFCKPSKRTSPVNPQAHLSSASIAPSSRLEEMTEAFTSRTVMGYNNLMTSNILSGDLQAVPSPVALNNAFHYAPEQWSRNMGAQLQTTSSLTILPPTFTSFGVSVQNWCAKCNLSFRMTSDLVFHMRSHHKKEFVAESQVRRRREEKLTCPICHEYFRERHHLSRHMTSHN, encoded by the exons TTTAACGATGGATCACACCTTCCTGCCTCGGTCCATCTGGACCGGTGACAGCAAATTCCTCCAGCATCCAACAGACCTTTACACCAGCGTGGTCGTTACGCGCAGCATACCTGCAGGCACGTGCTTTGGTCCATGTGTGCTCCAAAACACTTTCTACGACACCATCGCCTTCATAGCGCAGAAATCCTGTGACAAGAGAGCCAAGTCGTATGTGTTCAGG GTCGACCCAGAGGCCATGCGTAATTCTGCTCTGGTGCTGTCATGGTTGCGACTCGTGCAGGCTGCGCGCAACGAAGAAGAGCAGAACATAGAGGCCTTTCTGAAAGCGGGTCAGCTGTATGTGCGGACCACCAGGGACATCCggcaggaggaagagctgcTGGTGTGGTACGACCAGGAGCTGTCTCACCTTCTGGGCTTCACAGATACTGCAAAAGAAG AATTCAAATGCGGGCGATGCAGCCAGGTCTTCAAAAATAAGTATCCGTTCCTGACTCATTGCCGATTCCTGTGTACTCAAGTAAAGAGTGACACCTGGAGCCGCGATGTCTACGAGCACAAGCATGTGGAAATTAAACGGCAACACCGAGTGACAGATTTCCACAACATCGCTAGAGATTTGGAGCATAAAAAATCTGGTAGCAACGAGGAAGCGGAGATTTCcccaaagagaagaaaatacgAGGAAACACTTTACCCCAAATGGAGAAAAACAGTTCTGTTAGAAAAAACGAATATTTCCAATGACCACAATATCACACAGCTGATCAGGGGGAGCGAGCAGGCAGCAGGAGATGTCTCTTCCTCTGAGGGAAAACTAAAAGCTGATAAGATCAAATGGGATCAGTTGGGACGTAAGAGTGATGATTTTGCTGAAGCAGGGGAGGCCAAGGGGACTTTTACGCAGGACAGGGAGATGGACGCACGGCCAGAGGCAGGAGAAGGCTCTGGTGTGCTTTCAAGCAGCAACAGTGCATTTTCTCTGGTCCTGTCGAACAGCCAGGGCGAGCAGAAAAGCGCATTTTGTAAACCGAGTAAAAGAACGTCTCCTGTTAACCCACAGGCTCATCTCAGCAGCGCTTCAATAGCCCCCTCTAGCCGCCTGGAGGAGATGACCGAAGCCTTTACATCAAGGACCGTTATGGGATACAACAATCTGATGACATCCAACATATTGAGCGGTGACTTACAGGCTGTTCCCTCCCCGGTTGCTTTAAACAATGCTTTCCATTACGCACCGGAGCAATGGTCCAGGAACATGGGCGCACAGCTGCAGACCACATCTTCCCTCACGATCCTTCCGCCAACTTTCACCTCATTCGGCGTGTCTGTGCAGAACTGGTGCGCCAAATGCAACCTGTCCTTCcgcatgacctctgacctcgtATTCCACATGCGCTCTCATCACAAAAAGGAGTTCGTAGCGGAGTctcaggtgaggaggaggagggaggagaaactCACGTGTCCGATCTGCCACGAATACTTCCGAGAACGGCACCACCTGTCCAGACACATGACTTCACACAACTGA